The following are encoded together in the Mastacembelus armatus chromosome 6, fMasArm1.2, whole genome shotgun sequence genome:
- the caprin1b gene encoding caprin-1b isoform X2: MPSAMNGNRQVQSASPDVGSAPGSTGNFALSGQSEVLKQVLCVIDKKVRNMEKKKSKLDDYQVRKNKGERLNQDQLEALSKYQEVMNNLEFARELQKTFITLGQDIQKVAKKSARREQLQREEAEQRRLKSILELQFLLDRLGDDTVRQDLKQGVGGTPLLTDADLAVFDEFYKLVGPDRDQNVRLADQYEEASVHLWDLLEGKDKAVVGTTYKALKETLDQILLSGYFDRVPSHQNGVCEEEEEEEPAAAAAAAATIAATAATATATATATAAETETETATAVAESSEAEEQTVDPETEIIEEFTEPIAVETTEFVNRQFIRDSTYSGSEKEHEEEWTTETEAVSAMQQPAAPPVALETHPMNLASPVPPTDPMVRKQVVQDLMAQMQGTYNFMQDSMLEFDGQPIDPAIVSVQPMKPAQNMDLPQMVCPPVHPESRLSQPTVPVQPEPTQFCSTYFQIPIVSPTPSPIYQTTHSPDPRPPTDSIDPIQTSMSMSSEQPPPSTALPPVSQAQVFQSVSKAPHSSGINVNAAPFQSMQTVFNLNAPVPPANETEALNQANQYQNSYNQAFSSQTQHAVEQAEMQSEQLQSVGAFHSQDQSGGHQQPSQQGPGFGRQSQSFYNSRGMSRGGPRNARGMINGYRGSSNGFRGGYDGYRPPFTNAPNSGYGQNQFNTTRDYSNGNYQRDGYQQNYKRGAGQGPRGVSRGSTQAMRS; this comes from the exons ATGCCCTCAGCAATGAATGGAAATAGGCAAGTTCAGTCTGCCAGCCCAGATGTGGGATCCGCTCCAGGGTCAACAGGCAATTTTGCACTCAGTGGACAGTCCGAAGTCTTGAAGCAAGTGCTGTGTGTCATTGACAAGAAGGTCCGTaacatggaaaagaaaaag AGCAAACTGGATGATTATCAAGTCAGGAAGAATAAAGGAGAGCGACTAAATCAGGACCAGCTG gaggCCCTCTCTAAATACCAGGAAGTCATGAATAACTTGGAATTTGCCCGAGAGTTGCAGAAGACGTTCATTACACTGGGACAAGAT ATTCAGAAAGTTGCGAAGAAGTCTGCACGTCGTGAGCAGCTACAGCGTGAGGAGGCAGAGCAGAGACGACTGAAGTCGATCCTGGAGCTACAGTTCCTCCTAGACCGCCTGGGTGATGACACTGTGCGGCAGGACCTGAAACAGGGAGTTGGAGGCACGCCGCTGCTGACAGATGCAGATCTTGCAGTTTTTGATGAGTTCTACAAGTTAGTGGGGCCAGACCGTGACCAAAACGTCAG gtTGGCTGACCAGTATGAAGAAGCATCTGTGCACCTTTGGGACCTGCTGGAAGGAAAGGACAAGGCTGTGGTTGGAACGACAT ACAAGGCACTGAAAGAGACTTTGGACCAGATTCTGCTGAGTGGGTATTTTGACCGGGTTCCATCTCACCAAAATGGAGTgtgtgaggaggaagaggaggaagaaccAGCCGccgctgctgcagcagcagcaacaatagcagcaacagcagcaacagcaacagcaacagcaacagcaacagcagcagaaacagaaacagaaacagcaacagctgTAGCTGAATCGTCAGAAGCAGAAGAGCAGACAGTTGATCCAG aaactgaaataattGAGGAGTTCACAGAACCAAttgctgtggaaacaacagAG TTTGTAAATAGACAGTTCATTCGAGACAGCACATATAGCGGCAGTGAGAAGGAGCATGAGGAGGAGTGGACCACAGAAACAGAG GCAGTCAGTGCCatgcagcagcctgcagctccCCCTGTTGCTTTAGAGACCCACCCCATGAACTTAGCCTCTCCTGTGCCGCCAACTGACCCCATGGTCAGAAAACAGGTGGTGCAGGATTTAATGGCACAAATGCAGGGAACGTACAATTTCATGCAG GACTCCATGTTGGAGTTTGATGGACAGCCCATTGACCCAGCCATTGTATCAGTGCAGCCAATGAAACCTGCTCAAAACATGGACCTACCACAGATGGTGTGTCCACCAg TTCACCCTGAGTCCCGACTATCACAGCCCACTGTTCCTGTTCAGCCTGAGCCCACGCAA TTTTGCTCTACCTATTTTCAGATCCCCATCGTCTCTCCAACACCGTCCCCCATATATCAGACCACACACTCGCCAGATCCGCGACCTCCAACAGACTCCATCGACCCCATCCAG ACCTCGATGTCCATGTCATCGGAGCAGCCTCCTCCCTCTACAGCTCTCCCGCCTGTCTCTCAGGCACAGGTTTTCCAGTCTGTTTCCAAAGCTCCTCACAGCAGTGGCATCAATGTCAACGCAGCACCATTCCAGTCAATGCAAACA GTGTTCAACCTCAATGCCCCAGTCCCACCAGCCAATGAGACAGAGGCTTTGAACCAGGCCAACCAATACCAGAACAGCTACAACCAGGCCTTCAGCAGCCAAACGCAGCATGCTGTGGAGCAGGCAGAGATGCAGTCGGAACAACTGCAGTCTG TTGGTGCCTTCCATTCCCAGGACCAGTCAGGAGGCCATCAGCAACCTTCCCAGCAGGGCCCAGGCTTTGGCAGGCAGAGTCAGTCCTTCTACAACAGCAGAGGCATGTCACGTGGTGGGCCCCGCAATGCCAGAGGCATGATCAATGGCTACAGAGGTTCGTCAAATGGATTCAGAG ggGGCTATGATGGTTATCGTCCTCCTTTCACCAACGCTCCCAACTCTGGTTATGGACAGAATCAGTTCAACACAACTCGGGATTACTCGAATGGAAATTATCAGAGG GATGGTTACCAGCAGAACTACAAGCGTGGAGCTGGTCAGGGACCCAGAGGAGTGTCAAGAGGCAGCACTCAGGCAATGCGATCCTGA
- the caprin1b gene encoding caprin-1b isoform X1: protein MPSAMNGNRQVQSASPDVGSAPGSTGNFALSGQSEVLKQVLCVIDKKVRNMEKKKSKLDDYQVRKNKGERLNQDQLEALSKYQEVMNNLEFARELQKTFITLGQDIQKVAKKSARREQLQREEAEQRRLKSILELQFLLDRLGDDTVRQDLKQGVGGTPLLTDADLAVFDEFYKLVGPDRDQNVRLADQYEEASVHLWDLLEGKDKAVVGTTYKALKETLDQILLSGYFDRVPSHQNGVCEEEEEEEPAAAAAAAATIAATAATATATATATAAETETETATAVAESSEAEEQTVDPETEIIEEFTEPIAVETTEFVNRQFIRDSTYSGSEKEHEEEWTTETEAVSAMQQPAAPPVALETHPMNLASPVPPTDPMVRKQVVQDLMAQMQGTYNFMQDSMLEFDGQPIDPAIVSVQPMKPAQNMDLPQMVCPPVHPESRLSQPTVPVQPEPTQFCSTYFQIPIVSPTPSPIYQTTHSPDPRPPTDSIDPIQTSMSMSSEQPPPSTALPPVSQAQVFQSVSKAPHSSGINVNAAPFQSMQTVFNLNAPVPPANETEALNQANQYQNSYNQAFSSQTQHAVEQAEMQSEQLQSVVGAFHSQDQSGGHQQPSQQGPGFGRQSQSFYNSRGMSRGGPRNARGMINGYRGSSNGFRGGYDGYRPPFTNAPNSGYGQNQFNTTRDYSNGNYQRDGYQQNYKRGAGQGPRGVSRGSTQAMRS, encoded by the exons ATGCCCTCAGCAATGAATGGAAATAGGCAAGTTCAGTCTGCCAGCCCAGATGTGGGATCCGCTCCAGGGTCAACAGGCAATTTTGCACTCAGTGGACAGTCCGAAGTCTTGAAGCAAGTGCTGTGTGTCATTGACAAGAAGGTCCGTaacatggaaaagaaaaag AGCAAACTGGATGATTATCAAGTCAGGAAGAATAAAGGAGAGCGACTAAATCAGGACCAGCTG gaggCCCTCTCTAAATACCAGGAAGTCATGAATAACTTGGAATTTGCCCGAGAGTTGCAGAAGACGTTCATTACACTGGGACAAGAT ATTCAGAAAGTTGCGAAGAAGTCTGCACGTCGTGAGCAGCTACAGCGTGAGGAGGCAGAGCAGAGACGACTGAAGTCGATCCTGGAGCTACAGTTCCTCCTAGACCGCCTGGGTGATGACACTGTGCGGCAGGACCTGAAACAGGGAGTTGGAGGCACGCCGCTGCTGACAGATGCAGATCTTGCAGTTTTTGATGAGTTCTACAAGTTAGTGGGGCCAGACCGTGACCAAAACGTCAG gtTGGCTGACCAGTATGAAGAAGCATCTGTGCACCTTTGGGACCTGCTGGAAGGAAAGGACAAGGCTGTGGTTGGAACGACAT ACAAGGCACTGAAAGAGACTTTGGACCAGATTCTGCTGAGTGGGTATTTTGACCGGGTTCCATCTCACCAAAATGGAGTgtgtgaggaggaagaggaggaagaaccAGCCGccgctgctgcagcagcagcaacaatagcagcaacagcagcaacagcaacagcaacagcaacagcaacagcagcagaaacagaaacagaaacagcaacagctgTAGCTGAATCGTCAGAAGCAGAAGAGCAGACAGTTGATCCAG aaactgaaataattGAGGAGTTCACAGAACCAAttgctgtggaaacaacagAG TTTGTAAATAGACAGTTCATTCGAGACAGCACATATAGCGGCAGTGAGAAGGAGCATGAGGAGGAGTGGACCACAGAAACAGAG GCAGTCAGTGCCatgcagcagcctgcagctccCCCTGTTGCTTTAGAGACCCACCCCATGAACTTAGCCTCTCCTGTGCCGCCAACTGACCCCATGGTCAGAAAACAGGTGGTGCAGGATTTAATGGCACAAATGCAGGGAACGTACAATTTCATGCAG GACTCCATGTTGGAGTTTGATGGACAGCCCATTGACCCAGCCATTGTATCAGTGCAGCCAATGAAACCTGCTCAAAACATGGACCTACCACAGATGGTGTGTCCACCAg TTCACCCTGAGTCCCGACTATCACAGCCCACTGTTCCTGTTCAGCCTGAGCCCACGCAA TTTTGCTCTACCTATTTTCAGATCCCCATCGTCTCTCCAACACCGTCCCCCATATATCAGACCACACACTCGCCAGATCCGCGACCTCCAACAGACTCCATCGACCCCATCCAG ACCTCGATGTCCATGTCATCGGAGCAGCCTCCTCCCTCTACAGCTCTCCCGCCTGTCTCTCAGGCACAGGTTTTCCAGTCTGTTTCCAAAGCTCCTCACAGCAGTGGCATCAATGTCAACGCAGCACCATTCCAGTCAATGCAAACA GTGTTCAACCTCAATGCCCCAGTCCCACCAGCCAATGAGACAGAGGCTTTGAACCAGGCCAACCAATACCAGAACAGCTACAACCAGGCCTTCAGCAGCCAAACGCAGCATGCTGTGGAGCAGGCAGAGATGCAGTCGGAACAACTGCAGTCTG tAGTTGGTGCCTTCCATTCCCAGGACCAGTCAGGAGGCCATCAGCAACCTTCCCAGCAGGGCCCAGGCTTTGGCAGGCAGAGTCAGTCCTTCTACAACAGCAGAGGCATGTCACGTGGTGGGCCCCGCAATGCCAGAGGCATGATCAATGGCTACAGAGGTTCGTCAAATGGATTCAGAG ggGGCTATGATGGTTATCGTCCTCCTTTCACCAACGCTCCCAACTCTGGTTATGGACAGAATCAGTTCAACACAACTCGGGATTACTCGAATGGAAATTATCAGAGG GATGGTTACCAGCAGAACTACAAGCGTGGAGCTGGTCAGGGACCCAGAGGAGTGTCAAGAGGCAGCACTCAGGCAATGCGATCCTGA
- the caprin1b gene encoding caprin-1b isoform X3: MPSAMNGNRQVQSASPDVGSAPGSTGNFALSGQSEVLKQVLCVIDKKVRNMEKKKSKLDDYQVRKNKGERLNQDQLEALSKYQEVMNNLEFARELQKTFITLGQDIQKVAKKSARREQLQREEAEQRRLKSILELQFLLDRLGDDTVRQDLKQGVGGTPLLTDADLAVFDEFYKLVGPDRDQNVRLADQYEEASVHLWDLLEGKDKAVVGTTYKALKETLDQILLSGYFDRVPSHQNGVCEEEEEEEPAAAAAAAATIAATAATATATATATAAETETETATAVAESSEAEEQTVDPETEIIEEFTEPIAVETTEFVNRQFIRDSTYSGSEKEHEEEWTTETEAVSAMQQPAAPPVALETHPMNLASPVPPTDPMVRKQVVQDLMAQMQGTYNFMQDSMLEFDGQPIDPAIVSVQPMKPAQNMDLPQMVCPPVHPESRLSQPTVPVQPEPTQIPIVSPTPSPIYQTTHSPDPRPPTDSIDPIQTSMSMSSEQPPPSTALPPVSQAQVFQSVSKAPHSSGINVNAAPFQSMQTVFNLNAPVPPANETEALNQANQYQNSYNQAFSSQTQHAVEQAEMQSEQLQSVVGAFHSQDQSGGHQQPSQQGPGFGRQSQSFYNSRGMSRGGPRNARGMINGYRGSSNGFRGGYDGYRPPFTNAPNSGYGQNQFNTTRDYSNGNYQRDGYQQNYKRGAGQGPRGVSRGSTQAMRS, from the exons ATGCCCTCAGCAATGAATGGAAATAGGCAAGTTCAGTCTGCCAGCCCAGATGTGGGATCCGCTCCAGGGTCAACAGGCAATTTTGCACTCAGTGGACAGTCCGAAGTCTTGAAGCAAGTGCTGTGTGTCATTGACAAGAAGGTCCGTaacatggaaaagaaaaag AGCAAACTGGATGATTATCAAGTCAGGAAGAATAAAGGAGAGCGACTAAATCAGGACCAGCTG gaggCCCTCTCTAAATACCAGGAAGTCATGAATAACTTGGAATTTGCCCGAGAGTTGCAGAAGACGTTCATTACACTGGGACAAGAT ATTCAGAAAGTTGCGAAGAAGTCTGCACGTCGTGAGCAGCTACAGCGTGAGGAGGCAGAGCAGAGACGACTGAAGTCGATCCTGGAGCTACAGTTCCTCCTAGACCGCCTGGGTGATGACACTGTGCGGCAGGACCTGAAACAGGGAGTTGGAGGCACGCCGCTGCTGACAGATGCAGATCTTGCAGTTTTTGATGAGTTCTACAAGTTAGTGGGGCCAGACCGTGACCAAAACGTCAG gtTGGCTGACCAGTATGAAGAAGCATCTGTGCACCTTTGGGACCTGCTGGAAGGAAAGGACAAGGCTGTGGTTGGAACGACAT ACAAGGCACTGAAAGAGACTTTGGACCAGATTCTGCTGAGTGGGTATTTTGACCGGGTTCCATCTCACCAAAATGGAGTgtgtgaggaggaagaggaggaagaaccAGCCGccgctgctgcagcagcagcaacaatagcagcaacagcagcaacagcaacagcaacagcaacagcaacagcagcagaaacagaaacagaaacagcaacagctgTAGCTGAATCGTCAGAAGCAGAAGAGCAGACAGTTGATCCAG aaactgaaataattGAGGAGTTCACAGAACCAAttgctgtggaaacaacagAG TTTGTAAATAGACAGTTCATTCGAGACAGCACATATAGCGGCAGTGAGAAGGAGCATGAGGAGGAGTGGACCACAGAAACAGAG GCAGTCAGTGCCatgcagcagcctgcagctccCCCTGTTGCTTTAGAGACCCACCCCATGAACTTAGCCTCTCCTGTGCCGCCAACTGACCCCATGGTCAGAAAACAGGTGGTGCAGGATTTAATGGCACAAATGCAGGGAACGTACAATTTCATGCAG GACTCCATGTTGGAGTTTGATGGACAGCCCATTGACCCAGCCATTGTATCAGTGCAGCCAATGAAACCTGCTCAAAACATGGACCTACCACAGATGGTGTGTCCACCAg TTCACCCTGAGTCCCGACTATCACAGCCCACTGTTCCTGTTCAGCCTGAGCCCACGCAA ATCCCCATCGTCTCTCCAACACCGTCCCCCATATATCAGACCACACACTCGCCAGATCCGCGACCTCCAACAGACTCCATCGACCCCATCCAG ACCTCGATGTCCATGTCATCGGAGCAGCCTCCTCCCTCTACAGCTCTCCCGCCTGTCTCTCAGGCACAGGTTTTCCAGTCTGTTTCCAAAGCTCCTCACAGCAGTGGCATCAATGTCAACGCAGCACCATTCCAGTCAATGCAAACA GTGTTCAACCTCAATGCCCCAGTCCCACCAGCCAATGAGACAGAGGCTTTGAACCAGGCCAACCAATACCAGAACAGCTACAACCAGGCCTTCAGCAGCCAAACGCAGCATGCTGTGGAGCAGGCAGAGATGCAGTCGGAACAACTGCAGTCTG tAGTTGGTGCCTTCCATTCCCAGGACCAGTCAGGAGGCCATCAGCAACCTTCCCAGCAGGGCCCAGGCTTTGGCAGGCAGAGTCAGTCCTTCTACAACAGCAGAGGCATGTCACGTGGTGGGCCCCGCAATGCCAGAGGCATGATCAATGGCTACAGAGGTTCGTCAAATGGATTCAGAG ggGGCTATGATGGTTATCGTCCTCCTTTCACCAACGCTCCCAACTCTGGTTATGGACAGAATCAGTTCAACACAACTCGGGATTACTCGAATGGAAATTATCAGAGG GATGGTTACCAGCAGAACTACAAGCGTGGAGCTGGTCAGGGACCCAGAGGAGTGTCAAGAGGCAGCACTCAGGCAATGCGATCCTGA
- the caprin1b gene encoding caprin-1b isoform X4: MPSAMNGNRQVQSASPDVGSAPGSTGNFALSGQSEVLKQVLCVIDKKVRNMEKKKSKLDDYQVRKNKGERLNQDQLEALSKYQEVMNNLEFARELQKTFITLGQDIQKVAKKSARREQLQREEAEQRRLKSILELQFLLDRLGDDTVRQDLKQGVGGTPLLTDADLAVFDEFYKLVGPDRDQNVRLADQYEEASVHLWDLLEGKDKAVVGTTYKALKETLDQILLSGYFDRVPSHQNGVCEEEEEEEPAAAAAAAATIAATAATATATATATAAETETETATAVAESSEAEEQTVDPETEIIEEFTEPIAVETTEFVNRQFIRDSTYSGSEKEHEEEWTTETEAVSAMQQPAAPPVALETHPMNLASPVPPTDPMVRKQVVQDLMAQMQGTYNFMQDSMLEFDGQPIDPAIVSVQPMKPAQNMDLPQMVCPPVHPESRLSQPTVPVQPEPTQIPIVSPTPSPIYQTTHSPDPRPPTDSIDPIQTSMSMSSEQPPPSTALPPVSQAQVFQSVSKAPHSSGINVNAAPFQSMQTVFNLNAPVPPANETEALNQANQYQNSYNQAFSSQTQHAVEQAEMQSEQLQSVGAFHSQDQSGGHQQPSQQGPGFGRQSQSFYNSRGMSRGGPRNARGMINGYRGSSNGFRGGYDGYRPPFTNAPNSGYGQNQFNTTRDYSNGNYQRDGYQQNYKRGAGQGPRGVSRGSTQAMRS; this comes from the exons ATGCCCTCAGCAATGAATGGAAATAGGCAAGTTCAGTCTGCCAGCCCAGATGTGGGATCCGCTCCAGGGTCAACAGGCAATTTTGCACTCAGTGGACAGTCCGAAGTCTTGAAGCAAGTGCTGTGTGTCATTGACAAGAAGGTCCGTaacatggaaaagaaaaag AGCAAACTGGATGATTATCAAGTCAGGAAGAATAAAGGAGAGCGACTAAATCAGGACCAGCTG gaggCCCTCTCTAAATACCAGGAAGTCATGAATAACTTGGAATTTGCCCGAGAGTTGCAGAAGACGTTCATTACACTGGGACAAGAT ATTCAGAAAGTTGCGAAGAAGTCTGCACGTCGTGAGCAGCTACAGCGTGAGGAGGCAGAGCAGAGACGACTGAAGTCGATCCTGGAGCTACAGTTCCTCCTAGACCGCCTGGGTGATGACACTGTGCGGCAGGACCTGAAACAGGGAGTTGGAGGCACGCCGCTGCTGACAGATGCAGATCTTGCAGTTTTTGATGAGTTCTACAAGTTAGTGGGGCCAGACCGTGACCAAAACGTCAG gtTGGCTGACCAGTATGAAGAAGCATCTGTGCACCTTTGGGACCTGCTGGAAGGAAAGGACAAGGCTGTGGTTGGAACGACAT ACAAGGCACTGAAAGAGACTTTGGACCAGATTCTGCTGAGTGGGTATTTTGACCGGGTTCCATCTCACCAAAATGGAGTgtgtgaggaggaagaggaggaagaaccAGCCGccgctgctgcagcagcagcaacaatagcagcaacagcagcaacagcaacagcaacagcaacagcaacagcagcagaaacagaaacagaaacagcaacagctgTAGCTGAATCGTCAGAAGCAGAAGAGCAGACAGTTGATCCAG aaactgaaataattGAGGAGTTCACAGAACCAAttgctgtggaaacaacagAG TTTGTAAATAGACAGTTCATTCGAGACAGCACATATAGCGGCAGTGAGAAGGAGCATGAGGAGGAGTGGACCACAGAAACAGAG GCAGTCAGTGCCatgcagcagcctgcagctccCCCTGTTGCTTTAGAGACCCACCCCATGAACTTAGCCTCTCCTGTGCCGCCAACTGACCCCATGGTCAGAAAACAGGTGGTGCAGGATTTAATGGCACAAATGCAGGGAACGTACAATTTCATGCAG GACTCCATGTTGGAGTTTGATGGACAGCCCATTGACCCAGCCATTGTATCAGTGCAGCCAATGAAACCTGCTCAAAACATGGACCTACCACAGATGGTGTGTCCACCAg TTCACCCTGAGTCCCGACTATCACAGCCCACTGTTCCTGTTCAGCCTGAGCCCACGCAA ATCCCCATCGTCTCTCCAACACCGTCCCCCATATATCAGACCACACACTCGCCAGATCCGCGACCTCCAACAGACTCCATCGACCCCATCCAG ACCTCGATGTCCATGTCATCGGAGCAGCCTCCTCCCTCTACAGCTCTCCCGCCTGTCTCTCAGGCACAGGTTTTCCAGTCTGTTTCCAAAGCTCCTCACAGCAGTGGCATCAATGTCAACGCAGCACCATTCCAGTCAATGCAAACA GTGTTCAACCTCAATGCCCCAGTCCCACCAGCCAATGAGACAGAGGCTTTGAACCAGGCCAACCAATACCAGAACAGCTACAACCAGGCCTTCAGCAGCCAAACGCAGCATGCTGTGGAGCAGGCAGAGATGCAGTCGGAACAACTGCAGTCTG TTGGTGCCTTCCATTCCCAGGACCAGTCAGGAGGCCATCAGCAACCTTCCCAGCAGGGCCCAGGCTTTGGCAGGCAGAGTCAGTCCTTCTACAACAGCAGAGGCATGTCACGTGGTGGGCCCCGCAATGCCAGAGGCATGATCAATGGCTACAGAGGTTCGTCAAATGGATTCAGAG ggGGCTATGATGGTTATCGTCCTCCTTTCACCAACGCTCCCAACTCTGGTTATGGACAGAATCAGTTCAACACAACTCGGGATTACTCGAATGGAAATTATCAGAGG GATGGTTACCAGCAGAACTACAAGCGTGGAGCTGGTCAGGGACCCAGAGGAGTGTCAAGAGGCAGCACTCAGGCAATGCGATCCTGA